From the genome of uncultured Bacteroides sp., one region includes:
- a CDS encoding RagB/SusD family nutrient uptake outer membrane protein, with the protein MKKNKYILIATFCGTLLIMLGSCVDLDISPKTILTTEYVYSESGVKAYMAGMYNHLPMEDFHYDTQRSDADNEAGYFNSIMIGSFWNSTGEMLNANNVGIQRHRTGYWGDGFKIIRQANTLITDLPKHPELGAQTDAWIAEAKFIRAWVYFQLVKRYGGLPLIETPQTLDPNDETTLYVARSSHADTFDFILKDLDDAYEGLPSTSDAGRANKYVAAAFKSRVALYAATTARYGSMKFPNWEVDGVLLEGIPSDKANGYFKQAWDAAKLVEGHFQLHRGNADQTANYAEIWEKADNNEESIFIRKYDYTMWTHSFDAIMAPPRMTTTYGGRYNPTLDWVELFDGLPLDSKGHFSAFDLNGNYIVYDNCHQLWDGVEPRLRANLLLPGQVVKGGMKVDLRAGIFTKDIDPTVRKFKKFSIDDGVLGNSYKAQQSSAPEKNMFGGGNNNVGPIIWSTADPRSQPASDIYNVDGIKILRNGLDGPKIDGNSGTSTLTGFHGRKYLDISMPVGNTKLEESTQSWTEIRYAEVLLNRAEAAVELAQNGESVYNGVDLFQDAFECINDIRDRAGAVLLTDKNQLSSTEPAYVNWNISPRLGRQGLGGFVEAPNRGLQIVRVERYKELAFESKIYWDLLRWFTYDTQINQYRKRGLYSFMFSKGATVDENGIPDGKYIYDAKNLETGSDRITFSINNYYEGIPSDELKKNPLLQKNRNQ; encoded by the coding sequence ATGAAAAAAAATAAATATATATTAATTGCTACATTTTGTGGAACTTTATTGATTATGCTGGGCTCATGTGTAGATTTAGATATTTCTCCTAAGACAATACTCACCACTGAATATGTCTATAGTGAAAGTGGAGTTAAAGCTTATATGGCTGGAATGTACAATCACTTACCGATGGAAGATTTTCATTATGATACTCAGAGAAGTGATGCCGATAATGAGGCTGGGTATTTCAATTCTATTATGATCGGATCTTTTTGGAATTCGACGGGAGAGATGCTAAATGCAAATAATGTTGGAATTCAGCGTCATAGAACTGGTTATTGGGGTGACGGTTTTAAAATTATTCGTCAGGCAAATACTTTGATCACTGATTTGCCGAAACATCCTGAGCTAGGAGCTCAAACTGATGCGTGGATTGCTGAAGCTAAATTCATCAGAGCTTGGGTCTATTTTCAATTGGTGAAACGTTATGGTGGATTGCCTCTTATCGAGACTCCTCAAACATTGGATCCAAATGATGAAACGACTTTATATGTGGCTCGAAGTAGCCACGCTGATACTTTTGATTTTATTTTGAAGGACTTAGATGATGCATATGAGGGGTTGCCGTCCACGAGTGATGCCGGACGTGCAAATAAATATGTAGCTGCTGCATTTAAGAGTCGAGTTGCACTTTATGCTGCAACTACCGCTAGATATGGTTCTATGAAATTTCCAAATTGGGAGGTTGATGGCGTTTTGTTAGAAGGGATACCAAGTGATAAAGCCAATGGGTATTTCAAGCAGGCATGGGATGCTGCTAAATTGGTGGAAGGACATTTTCAACTTCATAGAGGGAATGCCGATCAAACAGCAAATTATGCTGAAATTTGGGAAAAAGCTGATAATAATGAAGAATCCATTTTTATTCGTAAATATGATTATACGATGTGGACACATTCATTTGATGCGATAATGGCGCCTCCCCGAATGACCACTACATACGGTGGTCGATATAATCCTACATTGGACTGGGTTGAATTGTTTGATGGGCTCCCTTTAGATTCTAAAGGACATTTTAGCGCATTTGATTTGAATGGTAATTATATTGTTTACGATAATTGTCATCAACTATGGGATGGCGTTGAACCTCGTTTGAGAGCAAATTTACTTCTTCCGGGGCAAGTAGTGAAAGGAGGAATGAAAGTCGATTTACGTGCGGGCATCTTTACTAAGGATATTGATCCGACAGTACGTAAATTCAAAAAGTTCAGTATTGATGATGGTGTTTTGGGGAATAGCTACAAGGCTCAGCAAAGTAGTGCTCCAGAAAAAAACATGTTTGGTGGAGGTAATAATAATGTTGGCCCAATTATTTGGTCTACGGCTGATCCACGTAGTCAACCTGCTAGTGACATCTATAATGTTGATGGGATTAAAATACTGAGAAACGGTTTGGACGGTCCCAAGATTGATGGTAATAGTGGAACCAGTACTTTAACAGGTTTTCATGGGCGTAAATATCTGGATATTTCTATGCCGGTTGGTAATACAAAGTTGGAAGAATCTACTCAGTCTTGGACAGAAATTCGCTATGCTGAAGTTCTTCTTAATCGTGCTGAGGCGGCTGTAGAGTTGGCTCAAAATGGTGAGTCTGTTTACAATGGAGTGGACCTGTTTCAGGATGCATTTGAGTGTATTAACGATATACGTGATCGCGCTGGGGCTGTTTTACTAACAGATAAAAATCAATTATCCTCTACTGAGCCTGCTTATGTAAATTGGAACATAAGTCCAAGACTTGGAAGGCAAGGTTTGGGCGGATTTGTGGAGGCCCCTAACCGAGGTTTACAGATTGTCCGTGTAGAACGCTATAAAGAACTGGCTTTTGAAAGTAAAATTTATTGGGATCTATTGCGTTGGTTTACTTATGATACGCAAATCAATCAGTATCGTAAACGAGGGCTATATTCTTTTATGTTCAGTAAAGGAGCTACAGTTGATGAAAATGGAATTCCCGATGGTAAATATATTTATGATGCAAAGAATTTGGAGACAGGCAGTGACCGTATTACCTTTTCTATAAATAATTATTACGAAGGAATACCTAGCGATGAATTAAAAAAGAACCCGTTACTGCAAAAGAATAGAAATCAGTAA
- a CDS encoding DUF3823 domain-containing protein: protein MKKLIILLFSALFMISCEIDNYDSPDATIQGTVYDQNGQPFQVGQGSGIIRMREISWAKDSADYVGNQTLKVMQDGTYRNTKWFSGTYRMLPYAGAFYPYDDELQDGNDAGDLVKISNTTTKDFTVTPYLTIEWVDKPTVTSDNRIMCTVRFKRNQKLGYEMPDVREAWLLVSNTVNTNARLLDYYPKALSLTNDMEEMVLSFVSEPVKYVGVDYWIRVSMNCQTAVGKPETNYPGMGSNNYSTIEKVHVP from the coding sequence ATGAAAAAGTTGATAATTTTATTATTTAGTGCCCTATTTATGATCTCATGTGAGATAGATAATTATGACAGTCCCGATGCTACTATTCAGGGAACAGTATATGATCAAAACGGTCAGCCTTTCCAAGTTGGTCAGGGCTCAGGCATTATTAGGATGCGTGAAATAAGCTGGGCAAAGGATTCGGCAGATTATGTAGGGAATCAAACTTTGAAGGTGATGCAAGATGGTACATATCGTAATACTAAATGGTTCTCGGGAACATATCGTATGTTACCTTATGCAGGGGCTTTTTATCCTTATGATGATGAATTGCAGGATGGCAATGATGCAGGGGATTTAGTGAAAATTTCAAATACGACGACTAAAGATTTTACAGTTACTCCCTATTTAACAATTGAATGGGTCGATAAACCGACCGTTACATCAGATAATCGTATAATGTGTACAGTCCGTTTTAAACGTAACCAAAAGCTTGGTTATGAAATGCCAGATGTGAGAGAAGCTTGGTTATTAGTTTCAAATACAGTGAATACAAATGCTCGATTATTAGATTATTATCCGAAAGCACTATCCTTAACTAATGATATGGAAGAGATGGTTTTATCTTTTGTCTCTGAACCTGTAAAATATGTGGGGGTGGATTATTGGATTCGAGTTTCTATGAATTGTCAGACAGCTGTAGGAAAGCCCGAAACTAATTATCCAGGGATGGGATCAAACAACTATTCGACAATTGAAAAAGTGCATGTACCTTAA
- a CDS encoding TonB-dependent receptor: protein MSTFRKKKLVPFLILLSKRLCIVIVMSLFTIVSYAQTNKSISGVVTDESGESIIGANVMVVGNKALGTITDMNGCFKLSVPVNSTLKISYVGYFTKRIKTDDNLLYKIVMEEDAAQLEEVVVVGYGTQKKATLTGSVVAVNNERLAITKDANTQNMLTGKLPGLRVIQKTSEPGVFTNQFDIRGLGSPLLVVDGVPRGDLPRMDSNDIESISILKDASAAIYGVRAANGVVLVTTKSGEKGKAKIEYSMYYGIQTPAEMLRPINAYDRAILYNETTMRNTTTPSKTYDDNYFEQLKNGEMPDTDWYDEVLNSTASQQQHNLSISGGNDKLDYYVNFGYNSQGSFFKTNSSNYTRYNLRSNLNSQITKNLKIGVQLNMIMDETDRLHYPTTDIFSYLWRSRPNDPVYANNVAPYYYHSDNVPNVVAMIDPDLSGYVTNKKNIFQSNMSVDYSVPNIKGLSAKFMFSYDKTYDDNTDFQREYNEYRYVASNDSYQAYLMNGKTYLNRFFDNSYSKLWNLSLNYDRVFIDKHHVGAMLLYEESYNQGYNFNASRYFDIPVPYLFAGNAENQVGNGSGLSEGANRALVGRLNYDFMSKYMFEFSFRYDGSSKFPEGKQWGFFPSILLGYRLSEEPFIKENIPLISNLKLRGSWGRLGDDSASSYQFVEGFDYPQSTNHRSGIPQGYVFGDTFVNALGFRNAPNPDITWFTSTMKNIGADVDFDNGLFGLSVDLFQRDRDGLLATPSVVVPGTFGVGISQANMNADRTKGFEVELRHHNRIGNFVYNATGFVSMTRTMQTKIIQPDRANSYDYWRNNLVNRYNDIWFGKGSAGQYQTYEEIANSVYSDATTLPGDPIYEDWNGDGVIDDSDKHPIATSTNPNADFSNRPNYPLMNFGLTLSGQWKGVDFNLLFQGAAMSYVSYGEQLLSPLAWDGNALGLLFDRWHPADSNKDPYDPSNVWVSGYYPYGKVRAEDSSEFNIQNGAYLRLKSIELGYTLPKFGFLKDAGVKNLRLYVNAYNLFTITKVRGVDPEKPSESSGYLYPLNRTFNFGGTITF, encoded by the coding sequence ATGAGTACATTCAGAAAAAAGAAATTAGTTCCCTTTTTGATTTTGTTGTCAAAAAGGCTTTGCATCGTGATTGTGATGTCTTTATTTACTATTGTCAGTTATGCGCAGACTAATAAGAGTATATCTGGAGTTGTTACAGATGAAAGTGGAGAATCTATTATCGGTGCAAATGTTATGGTAGTTGGCAATAAAGCTTTGGGCACCATAACAGATATGAATGGTTGTTTTAAGTTGTCAGTACCTGTTAATTCGACTCTGAAAATTTCGTATGTTGGCTATTTCACTAAGAGAATAAAAACAGATGATAATTTGTTGTATAAGATTGTCATGGAAGAAGATGCTGCACAATTGGAAGAGGTTGTTGTTGTTGGTTATGGGACTCAAAAGAAAGCGACGCTGACTGGATCTGTAGTTGCGGTAAATAATGAGCGTCTAGCTATAACAAAGGATGCAAATACACAGAATATGTTGACAGGTAAACTTCCTGGTTTACGCGTAATTCAGAAAACATCGGAACCAGGTGTGTTTACTAACCAATTTGATATTCGTGGCTTGGGTAGTCCATTATTAGTGGTCGATGGAGTTCCTCGAGGAGATTTACCACGCATGGATTCTAATGATATTGAAAGTATATCCATTTTAAAGGATGCTTCTGCTGCTATTTATGGCGTTCGAGCTGCTAATGGAGTCGTGCTTGTTACTACTAAAAGTGGAGAAAAAGGCAAAGCAAAAATAGAGTATTCAATGTATTATGGTATTCAAACTCCAGCTGAAATGTTACGTCCTATTAATGCATACGATAGAGCTATATTATACAACGAAACAACCATGCGTAATACCACTACACCCTCTAAAACTTATGATGATAATTACTTTGAGCAGTTAAAAAATGGAGAGATGCCTGATACTGACTGGTACGATGAAGTTTTGAATAGTACTGCATCTCAGCAGCAGCATAATCTTTCAATTAGTGGTGGTAATGATAAGCTGGATTATTATGTAAATTTTGGTTATAATAGTCAAGGAAGTTTTTTCAAAACAAATTCATCTAATTATACCAGATATAATCTGCGTTCGAATTTGAATTCACAGATCACTAAAAATTTGAAAATAGGTGTTCAGCTGAATATGATTATGGACGAGACTGATAGATTGCATTATCCTACAACTGACATATTTAGTTATCTATGGCGTTCACGCCCAAATGACCCGGTTTATGCAAACAATGTAGCGCCTTATTATTATCATTCAGATAATGTACCAAATGTGGTAGCCATGATTGATCCGGACTTAAGCGGTTACGTAACCAATAAGAAGAATATCTTTCAATCCAACATGTCTGTTGACTATAGTGTGCCAAATATAAAAGGATTGTCTGCCAAGTTCATGTTTAGTTATGACAAAACTTATGATGATAATACTGACTTTCAGCGAGAATACAATGAATATCGTTATGTGGCTTCAAATGATTCTTATCAGGCATATTTAATGAATGGGAAAACTTATCTTAACCGTTTTTTTGATAATAGTTACTCTAAATTGTGGAACCTTTCTTTAAATTACGATCGGGTATTTATAGATAAACATCATGTTGGTGCGATGTTGTTATACGAAGAAAGTTATAATCAAGGGTATAATTTTAACGCATCTCGCTATTTTGATATTCCGGTTCCTTATTTGTTTGCTGGAAATGCAGAGAATCAAGTAGGAAATGGGAGTGGTTTGTCTGAAGGTGCTAATAGAGCACTAGTTGGGCGGTTGAATTATGATTTTATGAGTAAATACATGTTTGAATTTTCTTTCCGATACGATGGGTCTTCTAAATTTCCGGAAGGTAAACAATGGGGCTTTTTCCCCAGTATATTGTTGGGTTACCGTCTTTCTGAAGAGCCTTTCATTAAAGAAAATATTCCTTTAATTAGTAACTTAAAACTTAGAGGTTCTTGGGGTCGACTTGGAGACGATAGCGCGTCATCTTATCAGTTTGTAGAGGGCTTTGACTATCCGCAATCCACTAATCATCGTAGTGGCATCCCACAAGGCTATGTATTCGGCGATACCTTTGTTAATGCTCTTGGCTTTCGTAATGCACCAAATCCAGATATCACTTGGTTTACTTCTACTATGAAAAACATAGGAGCTGATGTGGATTTTGATAATGGATTATTTGGGCTATCTGTTGACTTATTTCAACGTGATCGCGATGGACTGCTAGCTACTCCTTCGGTTGTAGTGCCTGGTACTTTTGGAGTCGGAATATCACAAGCAAATATGAATGCTGATCGGACTAAGGGATTTGAAGTTGAATTAAGACATCATAATCGAATTGGTAATTTTGTTTATAATGCAACAGGTTTTGTTAGTATGACTCGAACAATGCAAACTAAAATTATCCAACCAGATCGGGCTAATTCTTATGATTATTGGAGGAATAATCTAGTAAATCGTTACAATGATATCTGGTTTGGGAAAGGTTCTGCAGGACAATATCAGACTTATGAGGAAATTGCCAATTCTGTCTATTCAGATGCCACTACACTTCCAGGGGATCCGATTTATGAAGATTGGAATGGCGATGGTGTAATTGATGATAGTGATAAACACCCGATTGCAACCTCAACCAATCCTAACGCAGATTTTAGCAATAGACCTAATTATCCATTAATGAACTTTGGACTTACGCTTAGTGGGCAGTGGAAAGGGGTGGACTTTAATCTTTTATTTCAAGGTGCAGCGATGTCATATGTGTCTTATGGCGAACAGTTACTTTCACCTTTAGCGTGGGATGGTAATGCATTAGGCTTGTTATTTGATCGTTGGCATCCTGCAGATTCTAATAAAGATCCGTATGATCCATCTAATGTTTGGGTTTCCGGATATTATCCTTATGGCAAGGTTAGGGCAGAGGATTCTTCTGAATTTAACATTCAGAATGGTGCCTATTTACGATTAAAAAGCATAGAATTGGGATATACATTGCCTAAATTCGGTTTTTTGAAAGATGCAGGTGTTAAAAATTTGCGTTTGTATGTAAATGCCTATAATCTGTTTACTATTACTAAAGTGAGAGGAGTAGATCCTGAAAAGCCGTCTGAAAGTTCTGGGTATTTATATCCTTTAAATCGGACTTTTAATTTTGGTGGTACGATTACATTCTGA
- a CDS encoding glycoside hydrolase family 71/99-like protein, with protein MSMINAKYWLLFMMLLLVGCSSENPQISDSEPQTPATPNNSDESGDTIPDTPASVIYKTFKGHVMCGYQGWFTADGDWVNKGWQHLYANGVSKFEPGFCSIEYWPDMSEYVKTYPTSFKYPDGTTATFFSSADYETADLHFKWMQQYGIDGAIIQRFKSTITGRPWMTEVIANAIKAAEKYGRAIMIEYDLSGLEKDENLQYIIDDWEMLNSRFHFTDPEKCPNYMWEKGRPLVGFFGVSLNNGKDSTPDQYLELMNKLVGRNNVPGELSYLVGCGYYWLTSGNDSKPFTGQWEKVFKRATVISPWAVGRYSTLDYFRQKESIVRTDIAWCKEFNKIYAPVAYPGFSWRNTQTVFDDAGIILPNNDSYDAIPRLKGDFFWSQLASYKEWGCDGVYVAMFDEIDEGTAIFKCSHKNYTPNNVSSVNPNGKFLSYDDDLDSGYYLFLAGEAAKWFRGASGYTMERPVYHFEN; from the coding sequence ATGTCTATGATTAATGCTAAATATTGGTTGCTTTTTATGATGTTGTTGCTTGTTGGATGTTCTAGTGAAAATCCTCAAATTTCGGACTCCGAACCTCAAACTCCAGCAACTCCTAACAATTCTGACGAATCGGGAGATACGATTCCTGATACTCCTGCTTCAGTTATCTATAAGACATTTAAAGGTCATGTTATGTGTGGTTATCAGGGATGGTTTACGGCCGATGGTGACTGGGTGAATAAAGGGTGGCAGCATTTATATGCGAATGGAGTAAGTAAGTTTGAACCAGGGTTCTGTAGCATTGAATACTGGCCGGATATGAGTGAATATGTTAAAACATATCCCACATCTTTTAAATATCCAGATGGAACAACAGCTACTTTTTTTAGTTCTGCAGATTATGAAACAGCGGATTTGCATTTTAAGTGGATGCAACAATATGGTATTGATGGAGCTATTATCCAGAGATTTAAAAGTACTATAACAGGACGTCCATGGATGACTGAGGTAATAGCAAATGCCATTAAAGCAGCAGAAAAATATGGACGTGCAATTATGATAGAGTATGATCTAAGTGGGTTGGAGAAAGATGAAAATTTACAATATATAATAGATGATTGGGAAATGTTAAATTCCCGATTCCACTTTACAGATCCAGAGAAATGCCCTAATTACATGTGGGAAAAAGGACGTCCTTTAGTTGGTTTTTTTGGGGTTAGCCTTAATAATGGAAAGGATAGTACTCCTGATCAGTATCTTGAGTTAATGAATAAATTAGTGGGACGTAATAATGTGCCTGGTGAATTGTCTTACTTAGTTGGTTGTGGCTATTATTGGCTAACTTCTGGAAATGATTCGAAGCCATTCACAGGCCAATGGGAAAAAGTTTTTAAGCGGGCTACAGTGATCTCTCCTTGGGCAGTAGGCAGGTATAGTACTCTTGACTACTTTAGGCAAAAGGAGAGTATAGTTCGAACTGATATTGCTTGGTGTAAAGAGTTTAATAAAATATATGCACCTGTGGCTTATCCAGGCTTTTCGTGGCGCAATACGCAGACTGTTTTCGATGATGCTGGAATTATATTACCTAACAATGATTCTTATGATGCTATTCCTCGTTTGAAAGGAGATTTCTTTTGGAGCCAATTGGCTTCTTACAAAGAATGGGGGTGTGATGGCGTATATGTTGCTATGTTTGATGAAATAGATGAGGGTACTGCTATTTTTAAATGCTCCCATAAAAATTATACTCCCAATAATGTTTCATCTGTTAATCCAAATGGAAAGTTTTTAAGTTATGATGATGATTTGGATTCAGGATATTATTTGTTTCTCGCAGGCGAAGCAGCAAAATGGTTTAGAGGAGCTAGTGGGTATACAATGGAAAGGCCTGTTTATCATTTTGAGAATTAG